From the Caldicellulosiruptoraceae bacterium PP1 genome, one window contains:
- a CDS encoding nucleoside kinase: MIKNDKEQVKVEFQDLNVIKYFSKGTSVLDNLREISPQFKYPIIAIKVDNQIKELKYILNRDCKIKFIDLSTEEGMRIYRRSLIFVLIVAVRFYFNQPLIVQHSLSKGLYCEVENTKLTKDDIEKIKAKMSELIEKDLDFRRIKVKKDEAIKIFEMNGHFDKLRTLIFSDKDEVYLYYCNNYVDYFYGHLAPSTGYLKVFDLIEYEGGLVLLYPDKTHPYELQQFTENKKIFNIFHEYKNWGKILNVSNIGELNQIIYDGKIREFIRISEALHEKKIAYIADEITKNDSLKIILISGPSSSGKTTFAHRLSIQLKVNGKNPIYIGLDDYYYEDKTPLDEEGKPDYESIEAIDVSLFNEHLDKLINGYDVTLPKFDFKNRKRTFDRNVRLTQNDILIIEGIHGLNNKLTSMIDEEKKYKIYISALTHLNLDKHNRIPTTDYRIIRRIVRDARTRGADAKRTISMWSSVRKGEEKNIFPYQENAHTMFNSALIYELSVLKKYATPLLEKITREDEEFSEAQRLLEFLSFILSIDDEREIPPQSIIREFIGGSCFYDF, encoded by the coding sequence ATGATAAAAAATGATAAAGAGCAAGTAAAAGTGGAATTTCAAGATTTAAATGTTATAAAGTATTTTTCAAAGGGAACATCAGTTTTAGATAACTTAAGAGAGATTTCTCCTCAATTTAAATACCCCATTATTGCAATAAAGGTTGATAACCAAATTAAGGAATTAAAATATATTTTAAACAGAGACTGTAAAATAAAATTTATTGATTTATCTACTGAAGAAGGAATGAGGATATATAGAAGGAGCTTAATATTTGTATTAATCGTGGCTGTTAGATTTTATTTTAATCAGCCACTTATTGTCCAGCATAGTCTCTCAAAAGGGCTTTACTGTGAAGTCGAGAATACAAAACTTACAAAGGATGATATTGAAAAAATTAAAGCAAAAATGTCAGAATTGATTGAAAAGGACTTAGATTTTAGAAGAATAAAAGTAAAAAAAGATGAAGCGATTAAAATTTTTGAGATGAATGGTCATTTTGATAAACTAAGAACGCTAATTTTTAGTGATAAAGATGAAGTTTATTTATATTACTGTAATAACTATGTTGACTATTTTTATGGGCATCTTGCCCCATCTACCGGATATCTTAAGGTATTTGACCTAATTGAATATGAAGGTGGATTAGTTTTATTATATCCAGACAAAACACATCCATATGAATTACAACAATTTACAGAAAACAAAAAGATTTTTAATATATTTCATGAGTATAAAAACTGGGGCAAAATTTTAAATGTAAGCAATATTGGTGAGTTAAATCAAATTATTTATGACGGTAAAATAAGGGAATTTATTAGAATATCGGAGGCTCTGCATGAAAAAAAGATAGCATACATTGCTGATGAGATTACAAAAAATGATTCATTAAAAATTATATTAATATCCGGACCATCTTCATCAGGAAAAACAACATTTGCTCATAGACTATCTATTCAACTTAAAGTGAATGGAAAAAATCCTATTTATATAGGTTTAGATGACTATTACTATGAAGATAAAACGCCTCTTGACGAAGAAGGAAAACCTGATTACGAATCAATTGAAGCAATAGATGTTTCTCTTTTTAATGAACATCTTGATAAGCTTATAAATGGTTATGATGTTACATTACCTAAATTTGATTTTAAAAATAGGAAAAGGACATTTGATAGGAATGTTAGATTAACGCAAAACGATATATTAATTATTGAAGGTATACATGGCCTCAATAATAAATTAACCTCCATGATTGATGAAGAAAAGAAATATAAGATATATATAAGTGCTTTAACCCACTTAAATCTTGATAAACACAATAGAATTCCTACAACAGATTATAGAATAATCAGAAGGATTGTCCGTGACGCAAGAACAAGAGGAGCAGATGCTAAAAGAACCATTTCAATGTGGTCATCAGTAAGAAAAGGAGAGGAGAAAAATATATTTCCTTATCAAGAAAACGCACATACTATGTTTAATTCTGCTTTAATATATGAGCTTTCTGTTTTAAAAAAGTATGCTACACCTTTACTTGAAAAAATAACACGGGAAG
- a CDS encoding GGDEF domain-containing protein, which translates to MKNNIKKIWILMVLLILIEILICFNFINKNLDTNLYLRIFETINLISFSGIFILTLLLERNARNIIIEFYGLSFLSIAILQFIYLLMIDNKNIYLSIYFIENYINFMTVFLLLFPLLYFKKDQTERRVKVNNILLINILLLCFGIIGIISTNGISKTNKIDNIIINQSVFIYMKFSVLLMIILLFVLLSRNLYIRFSFKRNIYIFIILFSISLIFYQLSFEKLDILFINSKILKTISYIYIFYTIYINFAVEHYKNLKKLAVFSEEILSEKLNFQKSFSILTEFIYDNLSYIFDNIAFYYNINENLYELIAYKSIDENDIPLEKVLEIDLDKISKYKEIEVIQSYELPIIIQNNNTNQNALKIYSDKYLIAKIEKDDELLGLLLCKTNIKKLKLSKDIIENITIFKNFSKALIMQIERIEKIKNLSSVDPLTGLYNRRYFLKELVQESLNYERTALKFCIAYFDMDNLKPLNDIYGHAIGDKAIKIIANVLKRSIRKVDIPARFGGDEFAILFKSCSYEGIKNRIEKIIDEIEEISSRELPEKIYVSCGIAIYPDDSNNLDELMKIADNRMYEEKLKHKIERGEENNDKK; encoded by the coding sequence ATGAAAAATAATATAAAAAAAATATGGATATTAATGGTTTTGTTAATTTTAATAGAAATACTAATATGTTTTAATTTTATTAATAAGAATCTTGATACAAATTTATATTTAAGAATATTCGAAACTATAAATTTAATATCATTTTCTGGTATCTTTATTTTAACTTTATTGTTAGAACGAAATGCAAGAAATATAATTATAGAATTTTATGGATTATCCTTCTTATCAATTGCTATATTACAATTTATTTATTTATTAATGATAGATAATAAAAATATATATTTATCTATTTATTTTATTGAAAATTATATAAACTTTATGACAGTATTTTTATTACTTTTTCCTCTACTTTATTTTAAAAAAGATCAAACTGAAAGAAGAGTAAAAGTTAATAATATATTACTTATCAATATATTATTGCTTTGTTTTGGAATAATAGGGATAATTAGTACAAATGGAATTAGTAAAACAAATAAAATTGATAATATTATAATTAATCAATCTGTATTTATTTATATGAAATTTTCAGTTTTGCTAATGATTATACTATTATTTGTACTTTTAAGTAGGAATTTATACATTAGATTTAGCTTTAAAAGAAATATCTATATTTTTATTATATTATTCAGTATTTCATTAATATTTTACCAACTATCTTTTGAGAAACTTGATATATTATTTATTAATTCTAAAATTTTAAAAACTATATCATATATTTATATTTTTTATACTATATATATTAATTTTGCAGTTGAGCATTATAAAAATTTAAAGAAGTTAGCTGTGTTTTCAGAGGAAATTTTAAGTGAAAAATTAAACTTTCAAAAGAGTTTTTCAATTTTAACAGAGTTTATTTATGATAATCTTTCATATATATTTGATAATATTGCATTTTATTATAATATTAATGAGAATTTATATGAATTAATAGCATATAAAAGCATTGATGAAAATGATATTCCTTTAGAAAAGGTGTTAGAAATTGATTTAGATAAAATAAGTAAATACAAAGAGATTGAGGTAATACAATCTTATGAATTACCTATTATAATTCAAAATAACAATACTAATCAAAATGCATTGAAAATTTACAGCGATAAGTACTTGATAGCCAAGATTGAAAAAGATGATGAATTATTAGGTTTATTATTATGCAAGACAAACATAAAAAAATTAAAACTTTCAAAAGATATAATTGAAAATATTACTATTTTCAAGAACTTTTCAAAGGCATTAATAATGCAAATAGAAAGAATTGAAAAAATAAAAAATTTAAGCTCTGTTGACCCACTTACTGGTTTATATAATAGAAGATACTTCTTAAAAGAATTAGTTCAAGAATCATTAAATTATGAGAGAACTGCTCTTAAGTTTTGTATTGCTTATTTTGATATGGATAATTTAAAGCCATTAAATGATATTTATGGACATGCTATTGGTGATAAAGCAATAAAAATAATTGCAAATGTTTTAAAAAGGAGTATAAGAAAGGTTGATATTCCTGCACGTTTTGGTGGAGATGAATTTGCAATACTTTTTAAAAGCTGCTCTTATGAAGGAATAAAAAATAGGATAGAAAAAATAATAGATGAAATCGAGGAAATTTCTTCACGGGAGTTACCAGAAAAAATATATGTAAGTTGTGGTATTGCTATTTATCCTGATGATAGTAATAATCTTGATGAACTTATGAAGATAGCAGATAATAGAATGTATGAAGAGAAACTAAAACATAAAATTGAAAGAGGTGAAGAAAACAATGATAAAAAATGA
- a CDS encoding Mur ligase produces MEIIDMKIFSAPNIYSNKKIAYILAKCNLHEATTFANKAIELQKAIGYNLVEFSSIQEVDNLFEIMIEHDNKRIIKEVILQCLNYINKKNFDLNQTITPLKRLTIETEMSPNMRLLKNACQKRGIRFQRIGESDICILGEGKYSKVFYGFNSDVDISRYMICSNRETQKEMLKAFNFPTPPWRVVYTSEQFEEAIKELGFPLAIKSTSHKPLIYLNIRTLNQAIEYYNQIKKEDNKVLVERFINGSAYKILVMNNKVVSAIKISPPHIIGNGKYKIIDLLEDKDKEDKLVQKTILKQGFTLDSVLPKDFKVYLREVNNIKNGLFMIEDVTDKVHPQNQHLFCDVVDKMGLNIAVIDYISEDISINAKIIGSYIINVELDTDLRLFQQNCNVDVFGNILDIYFEKMPNPSIPIITATGQYGKSTTLSIINYILKRVGLNVSITSDIQSLYTKLLNDNSDIKLLEIKPNKEINEIDFLSNIVILTNTKINDDEALKVQKLIIKSVKENGYVILSADDIYKNYYIANDNNATFVLTSRDKNHPDIKAWIGNKRPCVFIDNDEIIIYENENRYNLCQIEQIPYSYNGRINFAVDNILQAVAALYFYGVDIEIISKYIKEYRNDSHQNPGKFNIFDINGIKVCIDSILDNNVIQYIINALTNIGIQNIICVCDERDKLIVDNSIHVISKKINNFNDILILMGQAMKLLKKGDAMLLLLKEPYNIDITHEIRERLINKRKVIN; encoded by the coding sequence ATGGAGATAATTGATATGAAAATTTTTTCAGCACCCAATATATATAGCAACAAAAAAATAGCATATATACTTGCTAAATGTAACTTACATGAAGCAACAACTTTTGCTAATAAAGCAATAGAACTTCAAAAAGCTATTGGTTATAATCTTGTTGAATTTTCTTCTATTCAAGAAGTTGATAATCTTTTCGAGATAATGATTGAACATGACAACAAAAGAATTATTAAAGAGGTAATATTGCAGTGCTTAAATTATATAAATAAAAAGAATTTTGACTTAAATCAAACTATTACCCCATTGAAAAGACTGACAATTGAAACTGAAATGTCACCAAATATGAGACTATTAAAAAATGCCTGCCAAAAGCGAGGAATAAGATTTCAGAGGATAGGTGAAAGTGATATATGCATATTAGGAGAAGGTAAATATTCTAAAGTATTTTATGGCTTTAATTCAGATGTAGATATATCAAGGTATATGATTTGTAGCAATAGAGAAACACAAAAAGAAATGCTAAAAGCATTTAATTTTCCTACACCACCATGGAGAGTTGTTTATACATCAGAACAATTTGAAGAAGCTATTAAAGAATTAGGTTTTCCCTTAGCAATTAAAAGTACTTCACATAAGCCATTAATTTATTTAAATATTAGAACATTAAATCAAGCGATTGAATATTATAACCAAATTAAGAAAGAGGATAATAAGGTATTAGTTGAAAGATTCATAAATGGCAGTGCATACAAGATTCTTGTTATGAATAATAAGGTTGTATCAGCAATTAAGATATCACCACCACATATTATTGGAAATGGTAAATACAAGATAATAGATTTATTAGAAGATAAGGATAAGGAGGATAAATTAGTTCAAAAAACAATATTAAAACAAGGGTTTACATTAGACAGTGTTTTACCAAAAGATTTTAAAGTTTATTTAAGAGAAGTAAATAATATAAAGAATGGTTTGTTTATGATAGAAGATGTTACCGATAAGGTACATCCACAAAATCAGCATCTTTTCTGTGATGTTGTTGATAAGATGGGATTAAATATTGCTGTAATTGATTATATATCTGAGGACATTTCAATAAATGCAAAAATAATAGGAAGTTATATTATAAATGTAGAATTAGATACCGACTTAAGATTATTTCAACAAAATTGTAATGTTGATGTTTTTGGGAATATTCTTGACATATATTTCGAAAAAATGCCAAATCCATCAATACCAATAATTACTGCAACAGGACAATATGGAAAGAGCACAACGTTAAGTATAATAAATTATATACTAAAAAGAGTTGGATTAAATGTATCAATTACAAGTGATATTCAGAGTTTATATACAAAGCTTTTAAATGATAATAGTGATATAAAATTACTTGAGATTAAGCCCAATAAAGAAATTAACGAAATTGACTTTTTATCAAATATTGTTATTTTAACTAATACAAAAATAAATGATGATGAAGCATTAAAAGTACAGAAGTTAATAATAAAAAGTGTTAAAGAAAATGGATATGTCATTCTATCAGCCGATGATATATATAAAAATTATTATATTGCAAATGACAATAATGCAACCTTTGTATTAACTTCAAGAGATAAAAATCATCCTGATATAAAGGCATGGATTGGAAATAAAAGACCATGTGTTTTTATTGATAATGATGAGATAATTATATATGAAAATGAAAATAGATATAATTTATGTCAAATAGAACAAATTCCATATTCATATAACGGGAGAATAAATTTTGCAGTTGATAATATATTACAAGCTGTAGCAGCATTATATTTTTATGGTGTTGATATTGAGATTATTTCAAAATATATAAAGGAATATAGAAATGATTCACATCAGAATCCAGGTAAATTCAATATTTTTGATATAAATGGTATTAAAGTATGTATTGATTCAATTTTAGATAATAATGTTATACAATATATTATAAATGCACTAACAAATATTGGGATACAAAATATAATCTGCGTTTGCGATGAAAGGGACAAATTAATTGTTGATAATAGTATCCATGTTATATCAAAGAAGATTAATAATTTTAATGATATTTTAATATTAATGGGACAAGCAATGAAGTTATTAAAAAAAGGTGATGCAATGCTTTTATTACTAAAAGAGCCTTATAATATTGATATTACTCATGAGATAAGAGAAAGGCTTATTAACAAAAGGAAGGTAATAAACTAA
- a CDS encoding GntR family transcriptional regulator: MKFEKLNLDDRYSPLHEKVFDVVKEKILMGLLKPGDSLIETKLSEELGVSRTPIREAIRQLELEGLVYTIPHKGAIVAGVTAQDIEDIYTIRMLLDGLAARWAAIKITKDEEDELAEIFTLMELYTQRKDIAKVMKTDSRFHELIYKASKSKVLEHVLSTFHGYILRARTTSFETPGRLETALEEHRQIYNAIIERNPDNAELFMRQHVQKAAENLIAQKKKEQTK, from the coding sequence ATGAAATTTGAAAAATTAAACCTTGATGATAGGTATTCACCACTACATGAAAAGGTATTCGATGTGGTAAAAGAAAAGATACTTATGGGGCTTTTGAAACCAGGCGATTCACTTATTGAAACAAAATTATCAGAAGAATTAGGTGTGTCAAGAACACCAATTAGGGAAGCAATAAGACAGCTTGAACTTGAAGGCCTGGTTTATACAATTCCTCATAAAGGTGCTATTGTTGCAGGGGTTACAGCACAAGATATTGAGGATATATATACAATCAGAATGCTTCTCGATGGGCTTGCTGCTAGATGGGCTGCTATAAAGATTACAAAAGATGAGGAAGATGAGTTAGCTGAAATATTTACTTTAATGGAGCTTTATACGCAAAGAAAGGATATAGCTAAGGTTATGAAAACTGATTCAAGGTTTCATGAACTTATTTATAAAGCGTCAAAAAGCAAGGTTTTAGAGCATGTTCTTTCAACCTTTCATGGATATATTTTAAGAGCAAGAACAACTTCTTTTGAAACTCCAGGAAGGTTAGAAACAGCATTAGAGGAACACAGACAGATTTATAACGCTATCATTGAAAGAAATCCTGATAATGCTGAATTATTTATGAGACAACATGTCCAAAAAGCTGCTGAAAACCTTATTGCTCAAAAGAAAAAAGAACAAACAAAATAA
- a CDS encoding isocitrate/isopropylmalate dehydrogenase family protein, whose translation MRKITLIPGDGIGPEVTEAARMVLDASGVKFDWEVVEAGEKCIEKYGTPLPDHVIESVKKNKVALKGPITTPVGTGFRSVNVALRQALQLYANVRPVKTYEGIPSRYTGIDLVIVRENTEDLYAGIEHMVGEDAAESIKIITRKASERIVRYAFELAKREGRKKVTAVHKANIMKYSDGLFLESARKVASEYPDIQFEDMIVDAMSMKLVQTPENYDVLVMPNLYGDILSDLAAGLVGGLGVAPGANIGEDGAVFEPIHGSAPKRAGQNLANPTATILSGVMMLKYLGEMEAAKRVEDAVAKVLKEGKEVTYDLGGSTGTIEFAKAVIGAMS comes from the coding sequence ATGAGAAAAATTACTTTAATACCAGGTGATGGAATAGGACCAGAAGTTACAGAAGCAGCAAGAATGGTTTTGGATGCAAGTGGTGTTAAATTTGATTGGGAAGTTGTTGAAGCAGGTGAAAAATGTATTGAAAAGTATGGAACACCACTACCTGACCATGTTATTGAAAGCGTTAAGAAGAATAAAGTTGCATTAAAAGGGCCTATCACAACACCAGTTGGTACTGGTTTTAGAAGCGTTAATGTTGCACTAAGACAAGCATTACAATTATATGCAAATGTTAGACCTGTTAAGACTTATGAAGGGATACCATCAAGATACACAGGAATTGATCTTGTAATTGTAAGAGAAAATACAGAAGACCTTTATGCAGGAATTGAACATATGGTAGGAGAAGATGCTGCAGAAAGTATAAAGATTATAACAAGAAAAGCAAGTGAAAGAATTGTAAGGTATGCTTTTGAACTTGCAAAAAGGGAAGGAAGAAAAAAGGTAACAGCAGTTCATAAAGCAAATATTATGAAGTATTCAGATGGACTTTTCTTAGAATCAGCAAGAAAGGTAGCAAGTGAATATCCAGATATACAATTTGAAGATATGATTGTTGATGCTATGAGCATGAAATTAGTTCAAACACCTGAAAACTATGATGTTTTAGTTATGCCAAATCTTTATGGGGATATTCTTTCTGATCTAGCTGCTGGGCTTGTAGGAGGCTTAGGAGTTGCACCAGGAGCTAACATTGGAGAAGATGGAGCAGTATTTGAGCCAATACATGGATCAGCTCCAAAAAGAGCAGGACAAAATTTAGCTAACCCAACAGCTACTATACTTTCTGGTGTAATGATGTTAAAATATTTAGGTGAGATGGAAGCAGCAAAGAGGGTTGAAGATGCAGTTGCAAAAGTCTTAAAAGAAGGAAAAGAAGTAACTTATGATTTAGGTGGTTCCACAGGAACTATTGAATTTGCAAAGGCTGTTATTGGGGCAATGAGCTAA
- a CDS encoding aconitate hydratase: MGLNVAQKIIKAHLVKGEMIPGKEIALRIDQTLTQDSTGTMAYLQFEAMGIDRVKTKRSVAYIDHNTIQAGPENADDHLYIQTVAKKHGIYFSKPGNGICHQVHLERFAIPGQTLLGSDSHTPTAGGIGMLAIGAGGLDVAVAMGGGEYYITMPKIVKVNLTGKLSPWVSAKDIILELLRRLTVKGGVGKIFEYTGEGVKTLSIPERATITNMGAELGATTSIFPSDEVTYKFMKAQGRENDFVEIVADSDAQYDEVVEIDLSTLVPLAACPHSPDNVVPVSELRNIKVDQVAIGSCTNSSYADMMKVAKILEGKTIAETVSLVISPGSKQVLNMLAKNGALSSLVSAGARILECACGPCIGMGQAPKTDAVSLRTFNRNFEGRSGTPSAKVYLVSPEVAAASAITGYITDPRTLGDDIKIELPEKFEINDNLIIPPSQNGENVEVIRGPNIKPFPQGKPLADVVSGKALTKVGDNITTDHIMPSNAKLLPFRSNIPYLSDYCLTPCDKDFPKKARENNGGFIIGGQNYGQGSSREHAALVPLYLGIKAVIAKSFARIHMANLINNGIMPLVFENPEDYELIDEMDSLSIENAIEQVKNGVVVVKNITKGKEIKTILNITDRQKEMILHGGLLNLTKSKGI; encoded by the coding sequence TTGGGTTTGAATGTTGCTCAAAAGATAATAAAAGCTCACCTTGTTAAAGGTGAAATGATTCCTGGAAAAGAGATAGCACTTAGGATAGATCAAACACTTACGCAAGACTCAACTGGTACAATGGCATATCTTCAGTTTGAAGCTATGGGCATTGATAGGGTAAAAACAAAACGTTCTGTTGCATATATAGACCATAATACAATTCAAGCAGGGCCTGAAAATGCAGATGACCATCTTTACATCCAAACTGTTGCCAAAAAACATGGGATATATTTTTCAAAACCCGGAAACGGTATTTGTCATCAAGTTCATTTAGAAAGATTTGCAATTCCAGGACAAACGTTACTCGGTTCTGATAGCCACACACCAACAGCAGGTGGTATTGGTATGCTTGCAATTGGTGCAGGTGGACTTGATGTTGCAGTTGCTATGGGTGGTGGCGAATATTATATTACTATGCCAAAGATAGTAAAGGTAAATCTTACTGGTAAATTAAGTCCTTGGGTTAGTGCAAAGGATATTATTTTGGAGTTATTAAGAAGGCTAACAGTAAAAGGCGGAGTAGGCAAGATATTTGAATATACTGGAGAAGGTGTCAAAACATTATCAATACCAGAAAGAGCTACAATTACAAATATGGGGGCAGAGCTTGGTGCTACAACTTCTATATTCCCTAGTGATGAGGTAACATATAAGTTTATGAAGGCTCAAGGGAGAGAAAATGATTTTGTTGAGATAGTTGCTGATAGCGATGCTCAATATGATGAAGTGGTAGAGATTGATTTATCAACTCTTGTTCCACTTGCTGCATGCCCACATAGCCCTGATAATGTTGTTCCAGTAAGTGAATTAAGAAATATAAAAGTTGACCAAGTAGCAATAGGAAGCTGTACAAACTCTTCTTATGCTGATATGATGAAAGTTGCAAAGATTCTTGAAGGCAAAACAATTGCTGAGACAGTTTCATTGGTAATATCACCTGGCTCAAAACAAGTTTTAAATATGCTTGCTAAAAATGGTGCATTGTCCTCTTTGGTATCAGCAGGTGCAAGAATTTTAGAATGTGCATGTGGGCCATGTATTGGAATGGGTCAAGCACCAAAAACAGATGCAGTTTCACTTAGAACTTTTAATAGAAACTTTGAAGGAAGAAGTGGAACACCATCAGCTAAGGTTTACTTAGTAAGCCCTGAGGTTGCAGCAGCTTCTGCAATAACTGGTTATATCACTGATCCAAGAACATTAGGTGATGATATAAAAATAGAACTTCCTGAAAAGTTTGAAATAAATGATAATCTTATTATTCCACCAAGCCAAAATGGAGAAAATGTTGAAGTTATAAGAGGGCCTAACATAAAGCCATTCCCTCAAGGAAAGCCTTTAGCAGATGTAGTATCTGGTAAAGCTTTAACAAAAGTAGGGGACAACATAACAACAGATCATATTATGCCATCAAATGCAAAACTACTACCTTTTAGGTCCAATATACCTTATTTATCAGATTACTGTTTGACCCCATGCGACAAAGATTTTCCTAAAAAAGCAAGAGAAAATAATGGTGGATTTATAATTGGTGGGCAAAACTATGGGCAAGGCTCAAGTAGAGAACATGCTGCTTTAGTTCCACTATATTTAGGTATTAAGGCTGTTATAGCTAAATCATTTGCAAGAATTCATATGGCAAATCTAATTAATAACGGCATTATGCCTTTAGTTTTTGAAAACCCTGAAGATTATGAGTTAATCGATGAAATGGATTCTCTTAGCATTGAAAATGCAATCGAACAGGTTAAAAATGGAGTTGTAGTTGTAAAAAATATAACAAAAGGCAAAGAAATTAAAACAATTTTAAATATAACTGATAGACAAAAAGAAATGATTTTACATGGTGGACTTTTAAACTTAACAAAATCAAAAGGTATATAA
- a CDS encoding 2-isopropylmalate synthase produces MAKVEFNKKTNLIEQSAYKYSLQDIQEPNLYRDIFPYTDIPKIAFNHRHVPMFVPDEIWITDTTFRDGQQSRSPYTVEQIVRLYDYLHELDNESGIIRQTEFFLYSKKDREAVVKCMEKGYKFPEITSWIRAKKEDFQLVKELGIKETGILVSCSDYHIFKKLNMTRKQAMEMYLSIVSAALENGIIPRCHFEDITRADFYGFVVPFANELMKLAKQANMPVKIRACDTLGLGVSYPGVALPRSVQGIIYGLRHYSEVPSEWLEWHGHNDFYKVVTNSTTAWLYGASSVNTSLLGIGERTGNCPLEAMVVEYGQIRGTTKNMKLEVITEIADYFEKELDYEIPPRTPFVGRAFNATRAGIHADGILKDEEIYNIFDTKKILNRPVVIAVDAHSGLAGIAAWINTYFRLEGEQKVDKKDPRVLQIKEWVDKEYENGRTTVIGDDELEMIVKDIMPELFKMHESRVK; encoded by the coding sequence ATGGCAAAGGTTGAGTTTAACAAAAAGACAAATTTAATTGAACAATCTGCATATAAATACAGCTTACAAGATATACAAGAGCCCAATCTTTATAGAGATATCTTTCCATATACCGATATACCTAAGATAGCATTTAATCATAGGCATGTACCAATGTTTGTGCCAGATGAGATATGGATTACAGATACTACATTTAGAGATGGACAACAATCACGTTCACCATATACAGTAGAACAAATTGTTAGACTATATGATTATTTACATGAACTTGATAATGAATCAGGTATAATAAGACAAACAGAGTTTTTCTTATATTCCAAGAAGGATAGAGAAGCAGTAGTTAAATGTATGGAAAAAGGATACAAATTTCCAGAAATAACCTCATGGATTAGAGCAAAAAAAGAGGACTTTCAGTTAGTTAAAGAATTAGGCATAAAGGAAACAGGTATACTTGTTTCTTGTTCAGACTATCATATATTTAAAAAGCTAAATATGACAAGAAAGCAAGCTATGGAGATGTATTTATCAATAGTATCAGCAGCACTTGAAAATGGTATTATACCACGTTGTCATTTTGAAGATATTACAAGGGCTGATTTTTATGGATTTGTTGTTCCATTTGCAAATGAACTTATGAAACTTGCAAAACAGGCTAATATGCCTGTTAAAATTAGAGCTTGTGATACATTAGGACTTGGTGTTTCATATCCAGGTGTTGCACTACCTCGAAGTGTTCAAGGAATTATTTATGGCCTTAGACACTACTCAGAAGTTCCATCAGAATGGCTTGAGTGGCATGGTCATAATGATTTCTATAAAGTTGTTACTAATTCTACAACAGCTTGGCTTTATGGAGCTTCTTCAGTTAATACCTCACTACTTGGCATAGGTGAAAGGACAGGGAATTGTCCATTAGAAGCTATGGTTGTAGAATATGGACAGATTAGAGGTACTACAAAAAATATGAAACTTGAGGTTATAACTGAAATTGCTGATTATTTTGAAAAAGAGCTTGATTATGAAATTCCACCAAGAACACCTTTTGTCGGAAGAGCATTCAATGCAACAAGAGCTGGCATACACGCTGATGGTATTCTAAAAGATGAAGAGATTTACAACATTTTTGATACCAAGAAGATATTAAATAGGCCTGTTGTAATAGCAGTTGATGCACATTCAGGATTAGCTGGGATTGCAGCTTGGATTAATACCTACTTCAGGCTCGAAGGTGAACAAAAGGTTGATAAAAAAGACCCAAGAGTTTTACAGATTAAAGAATGGGTTGATAAAGAATATGAAAATGGCAGAACAACAGTAATTGGTGATGATGAACTTGAGATGATTGTAAAAGACATCATGCCAGAGCTATTCAAGATGCACGAAAGCAGGGTAAAATAA